DNA from Pirellulaceae bacterium:
GCATGAAGACCTGTTCGGCGGTCCTACGGACCACATCCAGCATGATGGCCCGCTTTTGGTGACTGGCCGTGATGTCCAGAAATACCAGCTCGTCGGCCCCCTCGCGCTCGTAACGCGCAGCCACCTGGACCGGGTCGCCAGCATCGCGCAGATTCACAAAATTGGTGCCCTTCACGACGCGCCCCTCGGTCACGTCCAAGCACGGGATAACGCGTTTGGCCAGCATGATACTCAGTTGCTCGGGGTCTGAACACGAGTCATCTGGAAGCCCAGATCGCGAATCATATCGTAATCGGCCTGAGGCGGTTGACCTTTGGTGGTCAAATAGTCGCCCACAAACAGGCTGTTGGCCACGTACAGACTGAGCGGCTGCAGCGACCGCAAGTGCTTTTCGCGACCGCCGGCAATTCGCAGTTCGCTGGCAGGATTGACAAACCGCACCATGCACAGAGCGCGCAAGCAATCTTGCGGGGTCAGCTCATCGCGCTGTTCCAACGGCGTGCCTTCGATCGCATGCAGAAAATTGATCGGAATCGACTCGACGTTCAAATTGCGCAGCTCCATGGCCATGGCCACTAGATCTTCCGGCGATTGCCCCATGCCAATGATGCCACCACTGCACAATTCTAAGCCAGCGGCTCGGACGTTGTGCAACGTATCCAGCCGATCCTGGTAGGTGTGGGTCGAGCAGATTTCGGCGTAATGCTCGCGGCTAGTGTTGAGGTTATGATTCACGCGATCCACGCCGCAGGATTTTAGTCGTGATGCTTGATCGGAGGATAACAGTCCCAAGCACGCACAAACATGCAGGTCAAAGCGCTGTTTGATCATCGGCACCACAGTTTCCACGGCGTTCATTTCACGCTCGTTGGGCGAGCGGCCGCTGATCACGATGCAATAGGTCTTGGACCCGCGCTCATGAGCCAATTGTGCACCCTCAAGTAACTGGTCGGGCGACAGCATCCGGTATTTTTCGATCGG
Protein-coding regions in this window:
- the bioB gene encoding biotin synthase BioB, which translates into the protein MSLIHEVAAESTQWQRLAEQVLGGQPLDDRQALSILQSGDDQLLDLIAGAFRLRQKHFGKTVQLYFLVNAKSGLCPEDCGYCSQSKLSSAPIEKYRMLSPDQLLEGAQLAHERGSKTYCIVISGRSPNEREMNAVETVVPMIKQRFDLHVCACLGLLSSDQASRLKSCGVDRVNHNLNTSREHYAEICSTHTYQDRLDTLHNVRAAGLELCSGGIIGMGQSPEDLVAMAMELRNLNVESIPINFLHAIEGTPLEQRDELTPQDCLRALCMVRFVNPASELRIAGGREKHLRSLQPLSLYVANSLFVGDYLTTKGQPPQADYDMIRDLGFQMTRVQTPSN